Within the Pyxidicoccus trucidator genome, the region GCGGCCGAGCTGGGGCGAGAGGCGGAAGCTGACCAGACCGCCACGGAAGGACTGGACGGGCGGGCGGGGGAAGTCGGTGGGCAGCTCCAGCGCATGAGGCGCGCCGGAGAGCTGCTGCTTCCACCAGTCCACCTGCTGCTCCAGCACCTCGTCCTTGAGCCACGAGCGCTGCCAGACGGCGAAGTCGGCGTACTGAACGGGCAGCTCTGGCAGGGGCGAGGGGAGGCCCGCGGAGAATGCCTGATAGAGGGCGCCAATCTCGGAGACGAGCAGCCCCATGGA harbors:
- a CDS encoding condensation domain-containing protein, which gives rise to RMAQADALHPFSLSTGPLLRVSLLRLAEQQHVLLLNMHHVVSDGWSMGLLVSEIGALYQAFSAGLPSPLPELPVQYADFAVWQRSWLKDEVLEQQVDWWKQQLSGAPHALELPTDFPRPPVQSFRGGLVSFRLSPQLGR